The following proteins come from a genomic window of Fusobacterium perfoetens:
- a CDS encoding DUF3427 domain-containing protein: MNFNLINNNSKLMLETIKRCLLECEEFLFVVSFIRFSGVQILVDVLKKLEERGIKGKILTSNYMNVTEKKALEKILEFKNIELKYFDGETQGFHPKTYIFKNKDNTKIILGSSNISFGGLKSSIEWNNEITFDKDDESLKEVLNEYDYLWEKSFEYDPNKFFDNINSKKYFYRNQDEIKPNYMQSLALENLQKIRENGGDKSLGISATGTGKTYLACFDIKNFRAKKVLFVAHREEILNSAQRSFEKIFKNKTFGKFTGTKKELDRDFIFSSIQTLHKNLENFSREYFDYIVIDEAHHIGSETYNKVIEYFKPKFLLGLTATPERCDGYNIYEVFGGNISMEIRLREALDNNLVSPFHYFGITDIKEVDLSDVDLNKIDEVAKKLMINKRTDFILEKIKLYGFSGKKMKALGFCANRNHAKFMADEFTKRGIKSEVLTGEDTPEKRKKIIESLENESDELKVIFTVDIFNEGVDIPSINMVLMLRPTNSPVVFIQQLGRGLRKTAEKEFVTVLDFIGNHKKIFLVALALTGNATYDKDHIKQQIKSDFSNLSKSVYINMDEILKERILEQIENENFNTLKYLKEEYNNFKSLLKRVPTYMDYINFEGAPNIYKFILKYKSYYGFLKAIGENEISFTDEEVKVLEEVESYLPLKRIHEILILKLILEKNKINLMDLEKEIQKYQESFDKKTLEHSFRNVSWEFLDASDKRRRTKLIESSDFILEKTKVFEKALENNKIKSYLEEVIMFGIREYINKFGNKNYGVPFLKLYEAYSMREVALLSNYGKLHSSYRNGVNPSEDKKSFYLFINLEKDDEKKFKFNNIIFDKKHFTWFTKSSTSQDSEVGQNFIKNRERGVKLHFFIRKFNKIDGITQSFVYVGQGDVVEYTGEKPIKCKIKLENKLPDNIYEEFTK; the protein is encoded by the coding sequence ATGAATTTTAATTTAATAAATAACAATTCAAAATTGATGTTAGAAACTATAAAAAGGTGTTTGTTAGAATGTGAGGAGTTTTTATTTGTAGTTTCTTTTATAAGATTTTCTGGAGTTCAAATCTTAGTAGATGTCTTAAAAAAATTAGAAGAGAGAGGAATAAAAGGTAAAATTTTAACCTCTAATTATATGAATGTCACTGAGAAAAAAGCTTTAGAAAAAATATTGGAGTTTAAAAATATAGAACTTAAATATTTTGATGGAGAAACTCAAGGATTTCACCCTAAAACTTATATTTTTAAAAATAAAGATAATACAAAAATAATTTTAGGCTCTTCAAATATATCTTTCGGAGGTTTAAAAAGCAGTATAGAGTGGAATAATGAGATTACCTTTGATAAAGATGATGAAAGTTTGAAAGAGGTTTTAAATGAATATGATTATTTGTGGGAAAAATCTTTTGAATATGACCCGAATAAATTTTTTGATAATATAAATTCAAAAAAATATTTTTATAGAAATCAAGATGAGATTAAACCAAACTATATGCAAAGTCTAGCTCTTGAAAATCTTCAAAAAATAAGAGAGAATGGGGGAGATAAATCCCTTGGAATTTCTGCCACAGGAACTGGAAAAACATATCTTGCTTGTTTTGATATAAAGAATTTTAGAGCAAAGAAAGTTTTATTCGTGGCTCATAGAGAGGAGATTTTAAATTCTGCTCAAAGAAGTTTTGAGAAAATTTTTAAAAATAAAACTTTTGGAAAATTTACTGGAACTAAAAAAGAACTAGACAGAGATTTTATATTTTCAAGTATCCAAACTCTTCATAAAAATTTGGAGAATTTTTCGAGAGAATATTTTGATTATATAGTTATTGATGAGGCACATCACATTGGAAGTGAAACTTATAATAAAGTTATAGAATATTTTAAACCAAAATTTCTTTTAGGGCTTACAGCCACTCCAGAAAGATGTGATGGATATAATATATATGAAGTTTTTGGTGGAAATATCTCAATGGAGATAAGACTTCGTGAGGCTTTGGATAATAATTTGGTATCCCCTTTTCATTATTTTGGGATAACAGATATAAAAGAGGTAGATTTGTCTGATGTTGACCTAAATAAAATAGATGAAGTTGCAAAAAAACTAATGATAAATAAAAGAACTGATTTTATTTTGGAGAAAATAAAACTTTATGGATTTTCAGGTAAAAAAATGAAAGCTTTGGGATTTTGTGCAAATAGAAATCACGCTAAATTTATGGCTGATGAATTTACAAAAAGGGGAATAAAAAGTGAAGTTTTAACAGGGGAAGACACTCCAGAAAAAAGAAAAAAAATAATAGAAAGTTTAGAGAATGAAAGTGATGAATTAAAAGTAATTTTTACTGTGGATATTTTTAATGAGGGAGTAGATATTCCAAGTATAAATATGGTGCTGATGCTTAGACCTACAAATTCTCCAGTGGTTTTTATCCAGCAACTTGGAAGAGGACTTCGTAAAACAGCTGAAAAAGAGTTTGTTACAGTTTTGGATTTTATAGGAAATCACAAAAAAATATTTTTGGTGGCACTGGCTCTTACAGGAAACGCAACCTATGATAAAGACCATATAAAACAACAGATAAAATCAGATTTTTCCAATCTTTCAAAATCAGTTTATATAAATATGGATGAGATTTTAAAAGAGAGAATTTTGGAACAGATAGAAAATGAAAACTTTAATACTTTGAAATATCTAAAAGAGGAGTATAATAATTTTAAAAGTCTTTTAAAAAGAGTTCCAACATATATGGACTATATTAATTTTGAGGGAGCTCCAAATATTTATAAATTTATTTTAAAATATAAAAGTTATTATGGATTTTTAAAAGCTATTGGAGAAAATGAGATTTCTTTTACAGATGAAGAAGTAAAAGTTTTGGAAGAGGTAGAAAGTTATCTGCCTCTTAAGAGAATCCACGAGATTTTAATTTTAAAACTTATCTTAGAAAAAAATAAAATAAACTTAATGGATTTAGAAAAAGAGATACAAAAATATCAAGAAAGTTTTGATAAAAAAACTTTGGAGCACTCTTTTAGAAATGTATCTTGGGAATTTTTAGACGCTAGTGATAAAAGACGTAGGACAAAACTTATAGAAAGTAGTGATTTTATTTTGGAAAAAACAAAAGTTTTTGAAAAAGCCCTAGAAAATAATAAAATAAAATCATATTTAGAAGAAGTGATAATGTTTGGAATAAGAGAGTATATAAATAAATTTGGGAATAAAAATTATGGAGTACCATTTTTAAAACTTTATGAGGCTTATTCAATGAGAGAGGTGGCTCTTTTAAGTAATTATGGAAAACTTCATAGCTCTTATAGAAATGGAGTAAATCCAAGTGAGGATAAAAAATCTTTTTATCTTTTTATAAATCTTGAAAAAGATGATGAGAAAAAATTTAAGTTTAATAATATTATTTTTGATAAAAAACATTTCACTTGGTTTACAAAATCTAGTACAAGCCAAGATTCAGAGGTTGGACAAAACTTTATAAAAAATAGAGAAAGAGGTGTGAAACTTCATTTCTTTATTAGAAAATTTAATAAAATTGATGGAATTACTCAATCTTTTGTTTATGTTGGTCAGGGAGATGTGGTAGAATATACAGGTGAGAAACCTATAAAATGTAAAATAAAATTAGAAAATAAACTTCCCGATAATATTTATGAGGAGTTTACAAAATAA
- the rplM gene encoding 50S ribosomal protein L13, giving the protein MKKYTVMQRTEDVVRDWYHYDAEGVVLGRLAVEIAKKLMGKEKVSFTPHVDGGDYVVVTNIEKLVVTGNKMKDKLYYRHSGFPGGISKRTFEEVITRKPEDALMLAVKRMLPKNRLGREQLTRLRLFVGAEHGHVAQKPTKVEM; this is encoded by the coding sequence GTGAAAAAATACACTGTAATGCAAAGAACTGAAGATGTAGTTAGAGATTGGTATCACTACGACGCAGAAGGAGTAGTTTTAGGAAGATTAGCAGTAGAAATAGCTAAAAAATTAATGGGAAAAGAAAAAGTTTCTTTCACTCCTCACGTAGATGGTGGAGATTATGTTGTAGTAACTAACATAGAAAAATTAGTAGTTACTGGAAATAAAATGAAAGACAAACTATACTATAGACACTCTGGATTCCCAGGAGGAATTAGCAAAAGAACATTTGAAGAAGTTATCACAAGAAAACCAGAAGATGCTTTAATGCTAGCTGTAAAAAGAATGCTTCCAAAAAATAGATTAGGAAGAGAACAATTAACAAGATTAAGATTATTTGTTGGTGCTGAACACGGACACGTTGCTCAAAAACCTACAAAGGTAGAAATGTAA
- the rpsI gene encoding 30S ribosomal protein S9, which translates to MNQFRGTGRRKTSVARVRLIPGEKGIVINGKAMQEYFGGREILSKIVEQPLVLTETLDKYQVIVNVYGGGNSGQAGAIRHGVARALILADETLRGALKEAGFLTRDSRMVERKKFGRRKARRSPQFSKR; encoded by the coding sequence ATGAATCAATTTAGAGGAACTGGAAGAAGAAAAACTTCTGTAGCAAGAGTAAGATTAATTCCTGGAGAAAAAGGAATCGTTATAAACGGAAAAGCAATGCAAGAATATTTTGGAGGAAGAGAAATCCTTTCTAAAATAGTTGAACAACCTTTAGTTTTAACTGAAACTTTAGACAAATACCAAGTAATCGTTAACGTATACGGTGGAGGAAACTCTGGACAAGCTGGAGCTATCAGACACGGTGTTGCAAGAGCTTTAATACTTGCTGACGAAACTTTAAGAGGAGCTTTAAAAGAAGCTGGATTCTTAACTAGAGACTCAAGAATGGTTGAAAGAAAGAAATTCGGAAGAAGAAAAGCAAGAAGAAGCCCTCAATTCTCAAAACGTTAG